attaccaACATTAGTCTTTTTATTGTGTAGCCGAAGGTTTGAGCTTAAAAACTCTCTTACCAGCTTACCGTGATCCAAACCTTTCCAACAATGATCTCTCGACCGGTGTTTGTTTTGCATCCGGTGGTTCAGGTCTCGATGAACGCACTGCCAGTTCACAAGTAAACCGACATTTTTGTTTAGAGTTTTAATTTATCATCCATTTAACAATGTGTTATGTCTTGTGGAATGTATGTCCATAGGGAGTTATATGGGTGACAGATCAGGTGAAAGATTTCAAAGAGTATGTCACTAGACTAAACGGCGTTGTAGGAGAACAAACAAATGCACTTATATCAAACGCTGTTTATTTAATCTCAGCTGGTAATAACGATCTTGCCATCACCTTTGCGACTGGGCGGACACAATCCACTATTTCAGATTACACTAATCTCATGGTCACTTGGACTGATAATCTTTTAAAGGTACATATCATTGTGTCaatattactttattttctGTGGTCAAGCTAATTACttactaatattttatattttgttatttgaaGAGTCTATATGATACTGGAGCAAGAAAGTTTGCGGTTCTTGGAACACTACCATTAGGTTGCTTGCCAGGAGCAAGAGACGCGGCTGGAAATTTTTTGAAAGTATGTGCATATCCTGCAAATCAATGGGCTGATACGTTCAACAAAAAGTTAGCAGCTAAACTTAACAATCTCGGGACAACACTTCCTGGTTCCAAGTTTGTCTACGTAGACATGTATAATTCTCTTCTTGATCTCATCAACAATCCTCAGGCTTCAGGTAACAGCTTTACTTAATGAAAAATCCCAATATTTTGTACCTTGTGTCAATTATAGCAATGTTTTCAAAAATGATATGTTCTTTGTTTTTGGTCTAAAGAATAatctgttattttattttatttggaaatTTATAGGGTTTATTGATGCGGCTGATGGATGTTATATGCCGACGATTTCTCCTGTTCCTTGCCCGGATGCATCTCGTTACGTGTTTTGGGACATTGGTCATCCTAGCGAGAAGTCATACCAAACGATTTCACCAAAGATAATTGAAGAACTCAAGGAGAAACTGGCATGATCGatttctacatttatatttattttaactttgTTATAGTTATTATTCATGTTCTGAATTCCATATTCATAGACTAATACAAAATTGTCACAAAATACAAAACCAGTGTTCATTTCTCTTAACAGACATTTGGGGATCTTTTCTATCGAGTAATTAACCAATGTCGTGTCTGGAGACAAAGCTTGTACTCTAAAAAGATTAGCTTCATTTCCATCAATCAAACAAGAGGAGTTAAAATCAATATGAAGTACAAAGTCGGTTaaatattttgtcaaaaaaaaagtcgGTTAAATATAGACGTGATATAGAATCACAATATATGAATCACAATCAAACTTAATAAGAATAACTCTCTTATTAATCTCTTGAGGAAACTAACTCAAAACCTCAAGCTCTCTCAATCTCGTAATTCATAATCTCTCACACAATCTCTCTCAACTCATAAATTATGCCACACATTGGCATCCTCTTATATAGGAATGTTAATTTCCTAATCTCATTAGTTTTACTTatttagataactcctaaacaaGTATATATCCTATTTCTTTTccattccaaatatttttaggATATCTTGCTCCACAAGCTTTCTTCAAGCTTACTttcaacattctcccccttaagcttgaacACATCTTGATCCTAAGTTTCTGCTCCTTAACCTTGTAGTTGTTCACCTCccattccttccattccttttCTTTGTAAGGAGCCATTTTAAAGCTAGCTAAAATCAAAGAAACAGAAAGATCTTCTTGCTTGGCAAATCCAATAGCTGTTTTAATTATTTCCAAGTTTAGAACGTCATATCTTAAGACCAACCACTTAGAGCCTGCAAAAAATTCTTTGCTTAATTCATCAGCATGAATCCCCATTGCTACACTGAAACAAATACTCAAGCTTCGAACTGTATTACCCACACTTTGTCCTcccatcttctttcttttcagtATCATTAGCAGCAGATCGTCCAATATACGTCGGATTAATTTCAATACTGTCAAACCATGCATCCTTGTCTTCCTTCTCTCTAACATACACAACATAACTCCCATCAGCATTAAAGTATCCTTCCTCTTTCTCTCAAGCTTACCATGTTCTTCATCATCTGAATGCACACTCCTTACCACATCTCTGAACTTTCCATGAATCCTTGAAAACTTTGACACCTCTTCATCACTGATTATCTTCCAACGTTCTTTTTTAAGATTATTAAAATTAAGCTCTTCAGAATCCCCATCCGAATAAGACACCTGACACATCTTGTTAAGACGTTTATAGGATTTTATGATGCCATCATAAAACTTCTTGTCAAGTGACCACCAGATGTTAGCTCTCTTACTAACCAATTCCTCACCATGCTCACTTTTATTGAACTCCACTTCCTCAACAGCTGTCTGATTCCTCTTTTGATGGCTCTTGATAATTTGTTCAAATTCTTTGGTAGAAGACTTCATTGTCCGAGAattcttcttcttgctctttAACGACTTGGCAATTTGCATATCCATGCTTCCACCTTCTGAATTCCTTTTCTTGGCATCTGAGTGGACTGATTTATCAAGTCGCTTCTTTGTAGTTATTTTCGTTGAACCTTTCTGTGCTTTCTCTGTTTTAGATTCTGCAAGTAACTTTTTTGCAGTCTTGGTGCTATCTTCAGGCTTTTCAAGGTTAGTTTCCATAAAGTCTTCTTTTCCTTCAGTCTCATAGACACAGAGACCAGTGTGTCGATAACTCATGCATATTCTTTCACCTTGACGAACTGGATAGCCACTTCGGGTTCTCTCATCAACTATCGTTTTGTGTTCTCTCCTTTCCCTATCAAGATTTGTAGCCCTATTCGACTTTGTTTCATGGCTTCGCTGCTGTTGCATCTCAACATCTCTTAGTCTCTGTTGTTTCAGTATGTCTGGATACAGATCTCTTTGATCGCGAACCTGACCGAGTTCGTTTCCTCTTAAACCGGAGCCTTCATTCTCCTTCTTATCTGCCCAGGTTCTTGGATTTCTTTTGTATCTCCGATCAGTCCTAATATCAGACTTTCTCGGCCTCAAATTTGACACCCGTGTCTTTCCAAGCTCGAAAGTCTCGACCTTTGCGTTCACAATCCACAATACCTTACATGTATTAACAACATACGAACTAAAATAGGTAGCAGCTATTTTCAGACCAAGGGTTCTCCACACAATTCTCAGAGACTCATTCTCCTTGTGAGCTAATATGCAGGGATCCTCGAGAGGTAACTTAAGAAAACTCTCCAGATTCTCATACTCAACACAGCTTTGACCAATCTTCATTCTATCCTCGTTGTTCTTTTCCGCAGAATCTTCAGAGATTCTAGACTGACCCATAATAATATCCCCTGAACTCTTCTCCTCATGATGATACAGAGTCTCAAACTTCTTTTGATCAAGTACCATGTCCTCATCTTTCTCAAATGACTCAATCTCAGATTCACCAATCACTTGAGTTTTGCTATTTCCATCGTTCTCCTTTACTATCTGTCTTAGAAAGCAATTTCTTAAGAGCTTGTCGCCTTCACCATACTCATCTGCAGCCTCCTCTGCAGCCATCATAAATGCAGGAACCACTCCGTCACAGACCTGTATAATCTTCTCAGCAGCTTCCATACCAACAGCTTTGGCAATATCATTAGGCTGTGGTGCAGAAACATGTTCAAACCTTTTACCAGTTTGTTTTTCAATACTGGACAAGCCAGACTTTCTGGAACCGTATAACATAATCGCAACTCCACTTTTACCGGCTCCTCCGGTTTGGCCCTTTCTAAATCCAACAAGAGTAATCTTACGTTGTGATTGTTGAATGTCACCATGCAAAGCTCTAGCTCCGGGTAACAAACCAGAAAACTGAGAAGCTTGATCTTTAGTCTTAGTGAAACATATTTTACTACCTCCACTGCTATACAAACTGATGGTGTAAGGAATCAACCTTGACATAGATTGCTTATTGCATGGAAGAGCAATGGGTCTAACACTATTACTGGCCTTTATTTTATCATTACCAACAAGATCGATTGTCTTCTTATCTTGTTTCAGAAACCAAGTAGCAATGTTGTGCCTTTCAGTATGATCCTTGATACGACCAGGGGTACCAACTACAATGTCAGCACCTCTCTTTAGTTTAATCTCCTGAGAACCCTCATAGACACAACAAGAATTTAAAGCAACAAATCCTTCGTATGCATCAAAGTCAGCAAACACCTGCTTGGCCAATTCTCTGGTTGGtaaaagtatcaaaacactCTGTGGCCTGCCATACCTATTCTTATTTTTTCTCTTTGCGGGTCCATTGATCAAAGACTTCAATATAGGTAACACCAAAACCAATTTTTTACCCTGCCCAGTACGGGCCCTTCCAACAAGATCAGCACCACCAAGAATCATCTCTGAAGTCGTTGCTTGAAGCTTCTCCCTCAACGGATCCGtgattttgaatttcaaaacaGCATTAGAGTTATTGATTTTGACATCTTCTACGCTCAGCTTCATCTTCTTGCtgctcttctttttcttttctttcttcacaTCATTCTTCTTAACATCATCATTATGCCCTGTATCTAGATACTCAAGGTCACGTTTCCATAACTTAGACAAACTCTCAGTCCACTCACAGACTTTATCAACTCCGATCTCCTCCTCTGGATCAGAAGCTCCTTCGTCAGATTCGTCTTCTTTGTCCTCGTCGGTTTTAACTTCATACAGCAGGTAACCCTTCTTCCAAGCTTTCCCTGTTCTTCTATAAAACATCAGCAGAGATTTCTCTTGTGTTCGACTTCCTTCACTAACTTTGAAGCTTTCGATATTTACTATCTTATCTCCACCAGATACACTcttgtgcttcttcttcttcgattgtTTTCCACCATCATCACCAGATTCAGAATCATGTCTTTCAAAACtcactttcttcttctgttATAGACTTGCGATCTGTGAAAGTTTCTTGATATTGAACCACAATCTTACTCGTTGTTGTCATCTCTTTATCCGTTTCAGACTCAAGTGAATTTAGCTTGAATAAAGTTGCCGCCATAACCATTATAATTTCCCCTGAAGTTTTCTCAAATCTGAATTTAAAGATTAACTCGATATCGAACATAGTTTAGAACctgttgctctgataccaaatatagaatcaCAATATATGAATCACAATCAAACTTAATAAGAATAACTCTCTTATTAATCTCTTGAGGAAACTAACTCAAAACCTCAAGCTCTCTCAATCTCGTAATTCATAATCTCTCACACAATCTCTCTCAACTCATAAATTATGCCACACATTGGCATCCTCTTATATAGGAATGTTAATTTCCTAATCTCATTAGTTTTACTTatttagataactcctaaacaaGTATATATCCTATTTCTTTTCCATTCCAAATATCTTTAGGATATCTTGCTCCACAAGCTTTCTTCAAGCTTACTTTCAACACGTGAGATAATGGTTCTGTTTGAAGTGCACCTTGCGTATACGGCTAAGAACAAATGATAAGAAAGTGGGCAGCTCAATCCTCGTGACTTCGTTCTTGACGTTCAAACGAGAGATATTATTTCAGACTACACAAGGCATTCCATGATGAATGACGGACCACGAAATGGAAATCAATATGATAGTCTCTtgtgttaaaaataaattaaaaaggcaATTAAGAGTCTCCAAATCAAAAGAGATATAATGATTATAAAAATCTCTAGTTACAAACTTATAACATACAGTATATTCTGTATAATAATTTATGCTAGTGTTTGTCATGTTTGTTGCTTGAAGCTcttataaaaattgtaataggtgataacccgcgccAAGCAAATTTTATATAACAGTAGTTAAATAGCTATGTTTGAtctttataaatcaaaattgttCTACAATAGTTTTTCAATCGAAAATCATAAAAATCAGTAATGCATTGTTTAGGGCCAATATAACATGAGCCCTCGTTATGGATATGAGATTATTTGAATTAATCATCACCTGATCTTGATATGATGCCCTTAGACAGTAGTTTCAGtaatttatgattttgattGAATCCTTAGTTTTAGGATTGTTCTAGAATTCATCACCTGATCTTAACATGGAAGCTGAGCCTTTCTTTTGCTATTAGTGTTTGATTGATAGATTGTAGGAAATATTTTTGTGCCAGGGCTTTACACTAATCGTTGATGATAAGAAGAATGGTTTAAACTACATTGCAGCATTATATCTTGTGATGAAGACGCGTTCTGGTTGCTAGTCGACTTCAATCAAGAAAGTTTTTAGAAAAATCTGTgctttaaataattttgtaaatcGACAGTAAACCATCTGCAACTAAACCGGTTGTGAACTAACTTAATGAACGATCGTTGGtttgttgtattataaaatGGCACGCTTGTAAATTTCCTAGTAACTAAAGACTAGCCGTGAGAAGCTATGTGGAAATGAAACCTTAGCATTGAAAGCAATGTtacaacttaaaaatattttccttttaataCATAGGGGATATGGTATTTATAATAAggaatctatatatatttagaatttcTCATTTGATATAAGATGAAACATAAGTTTGTATATAAATAACTAGGGCcggcccgggctacgcccgagttttttgtttaaattttaattttgattcaaTATTAgcatgtttattttaatatataaatttttgaatctattataaaaaatataaatagctatagacaaatataaaataattttaaatcattcATTGCTTTTGTCTTATGCAATTCAAAAATTTTAGTattcaattttcttttgttattagaaattatatataaggtgAATACCTGAATGaggaaaaattaattaaattttaattatggtatttttttttgtcatcaacttatacAGACTTTTAATTATGGTATTTAACTGGTTGAATTGTAAACATGTCTCAGtatctaaatattatttatcttaCTTTTATAagtgtttgaatttttttttttgccttttcaaatttttgttccACGTCGTCTAAAGtctgttttaaaaattcatcaaCTCCATagttatttttctcatttttatagactttaaaattttggaaGTGTGAGagttgataaaatataatgcatGTATGAATTATAAAGCTCATGGCAGACATGAGTACATTTGTTAGTGCTTCTTCTGGATAgcgaaataaatatatataacataaaataacatGTTCAAGTATTAGAATTTATACGAAGCTTTTCCATTGtcctttattatataattttagcaAACCAAGCTTTGGGATTTGATATTGGAGTAGTGTCATCGATATATTTGACAGATCAATTACTCGCATGAGCCACTAAATTGCctttaattgatttatatattttatgaaacatgcaaaaaatattcaaaacgcAAAAATTGTATTCCAACACTAACTCCTTCCCTTCACGTCTCATGTGGCTTGACTCTTGCTTCTTAGTTCACTACTTTCCTTACTCATGGCCATCTAACGATCTCACTCTCTGATTCGTTGATAATCTTCATCAAGTTTTCTACTACAACCTTCATCTTGGGCTGATAGGTATCGTTCTTTTCAAACAGAGATCAGCAAGTCTATCCAAACTCAATGCTCATGCAGCTGCGTAGTTATTGTGGAGCCATTAATCCTTAAGTTTGTTTCTCTCATTTGTTCGGGCGTCGGGTTAAATCTGGTTGAGCACAACACCGAAGCCGTAGAGATCCCTCTTTAACAAAATATGGCTTCTCTGCACGTATGTAAGAGCTGTAGCCACATGTTTCAAATTTGTATAAAGTGAATGTGgataaatatgaaaaagtaGATATATTAAAcgattcattattttttttttcatcatctAAAACTATGTACACAATATCAAACCTACCTGAATACATCTTATTCTATGAAGAAAGGTTTGCTTCAATACAATTAAggataaaattctcaaatacaaaacatttttttttaacgcgaaccaaataaaacaatatgaaaGGTAAAGTCGTGTGTGTGTAAAAAACTAATAGTTTAATATTCACTGAAGAAACATTTGGGTTGAGATGAAGAAACATTTGGGTTGAGATGAGGTAACGAATATAATAATGAAACTGAATTGTTACAGTGAAACAATGaccaaagaaaaatcattttgatCAATTTCATgacttataattttttaatcaaagaAATATTGATGTAGATAAGAAGAGACCACATATGGGTCATCagtttaatttcaattaaaccCCAATTTAGTTAAAAGCCTATATTATAATAAAGAGTCTTCCTTTCCActattgatgttttttttttctattgttGCAATTCGCTTTCACCGTTACCGCCGGTAAGTTTTCCAATTTTGTGATAGCTTtattcgtttcttttttttttgtgtggtaaaaatgtaaagatgATAGCTTTATTCTGTTCAGCTGATATCATTATTTGTGAATAGACATGTCAATTAGGGCCGAAGCCCGTAGCCCGAGTCCGTCTAGCCCTAAAAATTACCGGGCTTGGGCTTAGCTTTAtaagcccaaaaaaaaattgggcctTTCGGGCTAAGCCCATTTGGGCTTTGAGTATTTTGGGCTTAAGTCCGTTTGGGCTAGGGCcggcccgaaaacccgaaatttatattttagcgtAAAAATTATCCTTCTTTCTTGTAATCGAAActattattagtattgatatattattttaatatttttatctaaactctaataaagcaaatataaaagtttttaatgcattttattgtttcatc
This region of Brassica napus cultivar Da-Ae chromosome C5, Da-Ae, whole genome shotgun sequence genomic DNA includes:
- the LOC125587103 gene encoding DEAD-box ATP-dependent RNA helicase 7-like, which translates into the protein MFYRRTGKAWKKGYLLYEVKTDEDKEDESDEGASDPEEEIGVDKVCEWTESLSKLWKRDLEYLDTGHNDDVKKNDVKKEKKKKSSKKMKLSVEDVKINNSNAVLKFKITDPLREKLQATTSEMILGGADLVGRARTGQGKKLVLVLPILKSLINGPAKRKNKNRYGRPQSVLILLPTRELAKQVFADFDAYEGFVALNSCCVYEGSQEIKLKRGADIVVGTPGRIKDHTERHNIATWFLKQDKKTIDLVGNDKIKASNSVRPIALPCNKQSMSRLIPYTISLYSSGGSKICFTKTKDQASQFSGLLPGARALHGDIQQSQRKITLVGFRKGQTGGAGKSGVAIMLYGSRKSGLSSIEKQTGKRFEHVSAPQPNDIAKAVGMEAAEKIIQVCDGVVPAFMMAAEEAADEYGEGDKLLRNCFLRQIVKENDGNSKTQVIEV
- the LOC125587795 gene encoding sister chromatid cohesion protein PDS5 homolog A-like → MGQSRISEDSAEKNNEDRMKIGQSCVEYENLESFLKLPLEDPCILAHKENESLRIVWRTLGLKIAATYFSSYVVNTCKVLWIVNAKVETFELGKTRVSNLRPRKSDIRTDRRYKRNPRTWADKKENEGSGLRGNELGQVRDQRDLYPDILKQQRLRDVEMQQQRSHETKSNRATNLDRERREHKTIVDERTRSGYPVRQGERICMSYRHTGLCVYETEGKEDFMETNLEKPEDSTKTAKKLLAESKTEKAQKGSTKITTKKRLDKSVHSDAKKRNSEGGSMDMQIAKSLKSKKKNSRTMKSSTKEFEQIIKSHQKRNQTAVEEVEFNKSEHGEELVSKRANIWWSLDKKFYDGIIKSYKRLNKMCQVSYSDGDSEELNFNNLKKERWKIISDEEVSKFSRIHGKFRDVVRSVHSDDEEHGKLERKRKDTLMLMGVMLCMLERRKTRMHGLTVLKLIRRILDDLLLMILKRKKMGGQSVGNTVRSLSICFSVAMGIHADELSKEFFAGSKWLVLRYDVLNLEIIKTAIGFAKQEDLSVSLILASFKMAPYKEKEWKEWEVNNYKVKEQKLRIKMCSSLRGRMLKVSLKKACGARYPKNIWNGKEIGYILV
- the LOC106402054 gene encoding GDSL esterase/lipase At1g23500, which gives rise to MNFSLLSTMLLALALSFVCLFSVGHAQELSGNARVSALFAFGDSMLDTGNNNNLRTLTKCNFFPYGRDFAGGKATGRFGNGRVFSDLIAEGLSLKTLLPAYRDPNLSNNDLSTGVCFASGGSGLDERTASSQGVIWVTDQVKDFKEYVTRLNGVVGEQTNALISNAVYLISAGNNDLAITFATGRTQSTISDYTNLMVTWTDNLLKSLYDTGARKFAVLGTLPLGCLPGARDAAGNFLKVCAYPANQWADTFNKKLAAKLNNLGTTLPGSKFVYVDMYNSLLDLINNPQASGFIDAADGCYMPTISPVPCPDASRYVFWDIGHPSEKSYQTISPKIIEELKEKLA